The Denticeps clupeoides chromosome 10, fDenClu1.1, whole genome shotgun sequence DNA window TGCCCTAGAGTGAAGGGTTGCAAGCTACAGGAAGCTGCCCCCTGATGACTGAACAGATTTCATTGTCAAAGGTCCTTCATCATAAAGATAGCACCAAAATTGTAGAAAGTTGCAAAAAATTTTACCATGCCAGATTATGCAAAATCATCATACTGGAAAGGGTTACAAAACCATCTCTGAAGAATTCTGAGAATATATTCACAGTCAGACAGGTTGTACAGAGGGAAGAAATTACTCATTGTTCCCATGCTAGGAGTGGTCGACCTGTGGTTTTACCAACATAAGCAAAGAAGACAAGTTGAAGGTGTGGTATTTGCTGAGGAAGCACAGATGTTCTGGACTAAATGCTAATTTGGGGATGACAGGGTGGTTTTGGGCTAAATGTCTGTTCCCCTTTTCTACAGAGCAGATGGATGCTTTGCTGCTGCAGTGCTTCCTGCATGCATTGAAAACAAGAGTGAAGAAATCAGAGCTCCCCCTGCTGACCAGCACTTTCCTTCGCAACCACATGGTGTCGTGCtggtgtgacacacacacacacacacacacacacacacacacacacacacacacacacacacacacacacacacacagaactggcCTTGTTTCTGCCACATAGACTGTTTCATTGATatgttttcatttgaataatttttttttttaagtcccaGTGGAAAGCAACTGGACATTAAAAAGTCCAGCTATAAAAAGGTACAGTAATctcttaatataaaaaatttaaattggTGCTTTATAATAtgatatacagtggggcaaataagtatttggcagccactgattgtgcaagttgttaTAATTTGGATCATAGGTACACTCCATTTTCTAATATTTGCTCCATCAGTTggtctcttctcaccaagctgcttgccgATTGGCTTGGCCCAGTCTTATGCAGGTATACAATCTTGTTCCTGGAGTcattagacagctctctggacttggccatagtggaggttggagtctgactgtttgaagatGTGGACAAGTGACATTTATGTAGGTGCCATTAACACAGGTAACAATTGAAGGATAGAAAAGCGTCTTAAAGACGTAGCAGGTATGTGAGGCCAGAATTCTTGCTGGTTTGTAGGTGCTAAAATCATACAATGGGATttcatgtattttcttttttacatccTGTCTCGCAGTTGAaatgtacctatgatgaaaattacagacctctctctaagtgggacaacttgcacaatggATGGCTGCCAAACATTTGCCCCATTGTTTAATCATATTAATTTTTGGTACTTCCAGCTGTCTAAGTTCCTGCAGTGCATGCAGAAGGAGCACAGTCTGGTGCAGGTGAAGGAGCTGAGCAAAGGAGTGGAGAGTATTGTGAACGTGGACTGGAAGAACCCAGAGTAAGTGCCAAGACATGTGGGGAAAAACATTGGCATAAACTTGGGTTGCGACGGTACAGATATCCCATGGTACAGtcttgtgtttcatttaagacaTGCTGTGTTATGTGATCAGCCCACAGTTTGTGATTTACTTCAGTTGAGTTAAACACTACACCGGGCAGCTTGTAAGGAGCTCCGCTTGTATcttattttcatttctgaacAGAACAGtttatgaatgaacatataTAGCTGTTCAACGGCATAGTAAACAGCGAGTAAAATTGCATGTGAGAGAGTTTTTCTTACTTTTCTTCCAGTTTGCCTCCTCTCTGCGTCCCTTTTCCCTCAGCTCCAGTtacagcagtgtgtgagggGCGAGTGCTTATTTAGATGGTTGTATAAGTGTTCCCGAATTAATTATTACATAAGGCcaaacacatattttatgtcccTGCCCAACTTTTACTATGACacccttttattttttgcagattGCGCTCCTTCACCGCCCCGGAGGACTGTGGGATGGTGGAGACTCCGGCGGAGGTGGGAGGACCGTGTGAGGCTCCATACCAACCCCCCGAGATCACAGCTCTGTATGGGGTCACTGCAAAATTAGAGCCAATTTTCCTGGATGCCAAGAAGAAGTGTGTATTGTCTGTAGTTTTGTGCGTGTTTTCATCTTGTTTTTTGCACGAATATTGCACACAGCATAGCTATGCTTGTAGTGGTGGTCTCTTGCTCTTCTCAGGAAAGGAGCAGTTTTGCCAGCCCCAGAAGTGAGAACCATCATTACGGAATATGTCAAGAATAATGACCTTGTTGACGAACACAACAAGAAGTCAGTGAGGAGAAGATTATCTAAATCATTagttatttttctttcattcatattcctaaaacacattttttcccGCACAGTTTTATCTGTGTTAATCCCATTCTGTGTGACTGCCTGCTGGAGAAATCAGAGtaccaggaggtggagaagcTTAAATGGGATGACCTCTTCAGCAGGTACACTCTGTGTTAAATTGCCTCCTCAGGGATGAGGTAGAATGGTGTTTGATAACCACCTCATTGGGCTGCAGGACTCTGTGCAAGATGCAACCCCATCACCAGCTCCAGTATCCAGGTCATCCAGCAGTTGTGAAGAAAGGTCAGGTGGACCCCATAGACATCTCTGTGTCCTCTAGGGGATCCAATAAAAAGGTACAAACCTTCATttaatgtaaattacatttttgtgctTTCTTGTCTTGTATTTTGACTTCAGGGTAAAATATAATGCCTTATACTGAAAAATATCATTTTCAGTATAAATTAAACCAGctcattaaacacattaaagtCCCCCACCTCTTCCCTTATTGACTATTTATGAGTTTGATAATATACAGATAATTCAGTTATTCAGCTAATTTATAATTCTTttgagatattttaaacttCTTTCGCATATTTTTCCTTTCCATGTGGTCTTACATGGACATTTACtgtaatgtcatttattttgagATGAATGAATAATGACTGTTTGTTATGGAGCCATCTATAGCATAGTTAAGCATACTGTATCTGTCTCAGGTAACCATAATAAAGAACCTGGAGGTGTTTGGGTTGGACCCAGCAGCTGTCGCAGCTGCCTTGCAGCATCGGGTCCAGGCTAGCACCGTGCTTCATGATGTCCCTGGCTCCAAAGACCGTGTCCTGGTACAGGTTCAGGGAAACCAGATCCAGCAAGTGGGCAAGCTGCTTCTAGGTATgcgttggtccctttgcctccAATCATAGTATGTAAATATGAACAGGTTTAGTCAGGAACACATATTGTCAGTAACATAGTTTATCTTAATCAGTTATCACATTGACCACTTCTGAAACTAGTCTGCAGACAAGAGTAAATCTTGACCACTAGTACTAGTTTCTGAACATAATGTTGTTTTTAGAGCAGTCAAAATATTGTAACTATATAGTTAATATGAAGCTTAATCTGACATGTGAAACATGGGGCATGTGAAACAAATATTTAGCAGTAACATGGAAATATTTTCCCTCATTCATTATATCTTCCTCTTTCATACAGATGAATACCACCTCCCTCGCAAGTATATTCAGGGACTCGAGAAAGCCCAGAAGCCCGGGAAAAAGAAATAGAGGCAACATTTTAGTTCCATGCTGCTGCTACTATATAGGCCTGTACAATACTGAAGAAACCCACCAACATCCACTGCAGTGTGAAATCTTCATGCATTTGTGTATTCATTTTAAGACTAAAATCTGTCAGTGAAGCACATTACATCATGTTCAATAAAGCATATATCTTTTGTGAAATTACTGCCTGCAGTTTGTGTCCCTTGTTGGAGGGCGGAAAAATGGTGGTGAGGCGTATATCACTGGTTACATTTCAGCAGCATCCAAGTTTGTTAACCTGGCTTGACAGTTTTGTTGATGAAGGTCCCTTTATTTTGCATTCCCTGGACAGGAAGCAGGCAATTCAATTTATGTACACTGAAGAATGGAATACAGCCATGGGCATATCCTTTGTCACCACTAGATGAGGATAACGTCCCTTTACATATAATCACATCACACCTATGTTTTCAGTAAGGGGCTTACACTGGAgtgggattgtttttttttcagaccagTTATAAGAACTATTGGTTTAGAGCATTAATTGTCCAATGAGAATTCCTTAACATTGGCttcattgttttgtgttgtaaCACGGTGCATGTACACCCTACTGTTGGCTGATGCCCCGCCCTGCGTCTAAAGTCCCAGAATGGGCTCCTGCAGCTGCCGCTGTGATCGGGAATACGTGTTTATGATAAGCGATTGAGTGTGTTTTGACCTGTTGGTGTTCTATGTTATACATTAGTTACCACCAAGGCTTAGGATCCTTTTTATTCCACATATTAGATGTAGCATTTTGTCTACATCTAGTGTGTGTCTAAAATTGACTGCAAACTCACACTTATTCCATCCTAAAATGGAATACTGGGATTAACAATTTGATGGTAAAATAGAACTCATGGCAGTGGTAATTATTGTCATTTGACTGTTGTAAAACCAGAAGAGCATTTGTTTATGAGCTTATGCCATTACTGGATTATGCCATCtactggatcatgacagaagAAATTGGGTGCAATTGTATTGAAGATTCTCTCAATTTGCATCCAGTTGTTTTGCATTACAGGTGCTTCATCCAAAGTATTAAAAAGTTCACGTAGCATCTCTgccattgtgaaatactgcattCTGAGATCTATGACTGTAATGACAGCCCAGCACTCACAGAGCACCAAAATGCACTTTAATCTCTGGTTAAGCTCTAGCCTGTAAATGAGTTTACATTCGTTACTctctgttcttttaatacttttttcaaAATGCTTATTTCCACCTGCTGAATGGGAAAGTGCTGTCAGTTTTTCATCATCAAAACAACTCTGTGTACTTCTGCATCTGTGTGGGTGGGCTCTACAATATTAGGTCTAATATACCAGGCCATTATACGCTTGACTGTTGTGAATGCGGAAGGAAATTAAATCACATATTTTCTGTGAGACCACCATATCCATATAATCAGGTTTCTTTATATGCAGTGCTGATGGGCTGTCTCACACGGAAATTAATTTTGAAGTACAAACATTCTGATGCATTCTATCCTGAGGTAAACAACAATTATGGTCTCACAATGTTCCGTgcacaaacaaagaaaatgaaagatgcTTTGTTGAATTGAGAGTAAACTATGAATGTCTGTGTGCTCACATGAACAATATTTTCGAGAAACCTAAAAAATGTACTGACTTACTTGATCAGGGAAACACCACAGTCAAGAGCAACTACAAGTAGTTAACTTCCTGGAAAATACACATATCCTGCTTCAGAACCCCATGCGTTCTGGTGTAAACATTGCCAGAGGTAATTAGGAATATAAtggttttctgtttctgttaGGGTCATGGAATCAGACCTGCAATTATGTAAACACTACCATCACTCCTTGGGACCCCCACTTGTGTCAAGACTATGCAAGGTACCTGGGCTTTTTTAACCAGCTGTACAACTACAAGATCCTTTTTTTCCTGGTACCTGGTAGGACTTGGTACTTGTGGAAGCTTGTTAGAAAGTGTAACTCATTTGTTGGGATACTGGAGAATGTTGGATTGCTGTAACTTCTTGATTT harbors:
- the eif2d gene encoding eukaryotic translation initiation factor 2D isoform X1; protein product: MFAKAFRVKSNTAMKGSDRRKLRADILAAFPSLSADDLSELIPNKDELNVVKIYTHKGDAVTLYILHKNPVCFQLDKHIYPTVYTLWKYPDMLPAFVTWPAVLQKLVGGADLMLPGVVVPPSGLPEVARGDCCAVTLVSNRAPVAVGTVTMSSEDMMSSGMKGKGVNILHTYMDHLWSSGDKSVPPPLPATVDKELMEGEGGEGVEVGGEDDEVGEERQKQNGETGSCSGPEGDPACPGLQEPILEESENEEERQETGKEEREEEEQDSKSPQEQMDALLLQCFLHALKTRVKKSELPLLTSTFLRNHMVSCCPSGKQLDIKKSSYKKLSKFLQCMQKEHSLVQVKELSKGVESIVNVDWKNPELRSFTAPEDCGMVETPAEVGGPCEAPYQPPEITALYGVTAKLEPIFLDAKKKCVLSVVLKGAVLPAPEVRTIITEYVKNNDLVDEHNKNFICVNPILCDCLLEKSEYQEVEKLKWDDLFSRTLCKMQPHHQLQYPGHPAVVKKGQVDPIDISVSSRGSNKKVTIIKNLEVFGLDPAAVAAALQHRVQASTVLHDVPGSKDRVLVQVQGNQIQQVGKLLLDEYHLPRKYIQGLEKAQKPGKKK
- the eif2d gene encoding eukaryotic translation initiation factor 2D isoform X2; amino-acid sequence: MFAKAFRVKSNTAMKGSDRRKLRADILAAFPSLSADDLSELIPNKDELNVVKIYTHKGDAVTLYILHKNPVCFQLDKHIYPTVYTLWKYPDMLPAFVTWPAVLQKLVGGADLMLPGVVVPPSGLPEVARGDCCAVTLVSNRAPVAVGTVTMSSEDMMSSGMKGKGVNILHTYMDHLWSSGDKSVPPPLPATVDKELMEGEGGEGVEVGGEDDEVGEERQKQNGETGSCSGPEGDPACPGLQEPILEESENEEERQETGKEEREEEEQDSKSPQEQMDALLLQCFLHALKTRVKKSELPLLTSTFLRNHMVSCCPSGKQLDIKKSSYKKLSKFLQCMQKEHSLVQVKELSKGVESIVNVDWKNPELRSFTAPEDCGMVETPAEVGGPCEAPYQPPEITALYGVTAKLEPIFLDAKKKKGAVLPAPEVRTIITEYVKNNDLVDEHNKNFICVNPILCDCLLEKSEYQEVEKLKWDDLFSRTLCKMQPHHQLQYPGHPAVVKKGQVDPIDISVSSRGSNKKVTIIKNLEVFGLDPAAVAAALQHRVQASTVLHDVPGSKDRVLVQVQGNQIQQVGKLLLDEYHLPRKYIQGLEKAQKPGKKK